CATGCTCACCGACCCGAAGCTGTTCCCCGTCACCCTCGGCCTCTTCCAATGGAGTTCCCGCGTGTCGCAGTTCCCCCACTACAACCCGCTGGTCATCACCGGGTCCCTCTTGGCCGTGGTGCCTCTGGTGCTCGCGTTCATCGTGCTGCAACGGCAGTGGCGCTCCGGTCTGGCCGCGGGGAGCGTGAAATGACGCCACGCAGGCCCGAGACGATGCTCGTGATGAGCGCCGAGGCGTTCGCCGACCAGTTCGGCCCCGCCGAGCACGAGCGACTCCGCACGCTGGCCCGCCTCGGAGATCCGGTGCACACCGACGAGCTGGCCTCGCCTGCCGTCCGACGCCGACTCGCCGAGGTCGAGGTGCTGATCACCTCGTGGGGTGCGCCGCCGCTGGACGCCGACGTGCTGGCGGCCGCGCCAGGGCTGCGGGCCGTCCTGCACGCGGCGGGCAGCGTCCGGGGCCATGTCGGCGACGCGGTCTTCGAACGCGACATCCTGGTGACCACGGCCGCCGCGGCCAACGCCGAGCCGGTCGCCCAGTTCACCCTGGCCTCGGTGCTGTGGGCGTTCAAGAAGGTGCCGTTCCTCGCCGCCGACGCCCGCGTGCACCGCGCCGACTGGAGCTACCGGTCGGGGCGCGGGGCGCTGTCGGGCCGCGACCGGACGGTGGTGGTCGTCGGGTACTCCCGCGTCGGACGTCGCGTCGTCGACCTGCTGGTGTCGCTGGCCGCGGCGCGAGTCCTCGTGGTGGACCCGGTGGTCGACCCGTCCGTGATCACCGCCGCCGGGGCCGAGCCCGCGAGCCTGGCCGAGGCGCTGCCGCGGGCCGACGTGCTCAGCCTGCACGCGCCGTCGCTCCCGGAGACCCGCAGGCTGATCGGCGCCGAGGAACTGGCGGC
This genomic stretch from Actinoalloteichus hoggarensis harbors:
- a CDS encoding hydroxyacid dehydrogenase, which gives rise to MTPRRPETMLVMSAEAFADQFGPAEHERLRTLARLGDPVHTDELASPAVRRRLAEVEVLITSWGAPPLDADVLAAAPGLRAVLHAAGSVRGHVGDAVFERDILVTTAAAANAEPVAQFTLASVLWAFKKVPFLAADARVHRADWSYRSGRGALSGRDRTVVVVGYSRVGRRVVDLLVSLAAARVLVVDPVVDPSVITAAGAEPASLAEALPRADVLSLHAPSLPETRRLIGAEELAALPPGSVLINTARGALVDTAALTAACERDGLHAILDVTEPEPLPADSPLYDLPNVVITPHIAGSLDSETRLLTAAALTELERLGAGLPALDQVTRETRAAQA